The genome window GCGCTTGCAATTGCCCCCGTGCTTTGGGTAACGCTGGAATATATCAGATCATTGCTTTTTTCCGGATTCCCGTGGGAGCTGGCCGGTTATTCCCAGTACAAAAACCTGATCATGATCCAGATTTCCGATCTAACAGGCGTGTACGGGGTTTCCTTCCTGATAGTTGTTTGTAATATGACCGCTCTTATAACCCTGCTCTGGCTGACCAAAAAAAAATGGCATGGACAAATTGTTTCCGGAAAAATTGCGGCCGCGGCTTTGACGGCTTTAGCCATTACCGTTGGGTTGACATTCTGTTACGGCAAGCAGCGCTTGATTACGGTGGGAAAAACAATATCAGCCGCACCCACCCGCAAGGTTGCGGTGGTACAGGGAAATATTGAACAGGGAATTAAATGGGATCCGGCCTACCAGGTTTCCAGCGTCCACAAATACCTCAATCTCTCATCCCTGGCCAAATCAGCAAAACCGGATTTAGTGGTCTGGCCGGAAACTTCCGCTCCATTCTATTTTCTTTATGATAAAAAATTATCCGACCTGCTGAAAAACGGAATTCAAAATTTTGAATCAAATTTCCTGATAGGAGCACCGTCATTTATTATCAAAAAAGATAAAATGATAAATTATTTTAACAGCGCATACCTGCTCGGTCCGGGTGGACAAGTCCGTGGTAAATATGATAAGGCACACTTGGTTCCTTTTGGCGAATATATCCCGCTAAAGAGATTCTTGCCTTTTATTGGGAAAATGGTAAAAGGAGTCGGAGATTTTGTCCCCGGCCAAAAAGGGGCGGTTATCCGGCAGGGGAAGCTTGGATTAGGTATCCTTATATGTTATGAACTTATATTTACGGACCTGGCCCGGGCAATGGCCAAAAATAATGCCGATTTACTAATTAATATTACCAACGACGCATGGTACGGCAGATCCAGCGCTCCTTACCAGCATTTTTCGATGGGAGTCTTCCGAGCTGTGGAAAACAGACGTTCCCTGATAAGATCTGCCAACACCGGTATAAGCGGGTTTATAGATCCAACAGGCCAAATTCTGGATCAGACTGATATATTCAAAGAGGCTGTGATTACAAAATCCCTGCCTTTAATGCGCCAAAAAACTATTTATACACGTTTCGGAGACTGGTTTGCCATAACATGTATAATCATAACTATAATCTTGCTTCGTCTTTATATGCGAGATTAATTTAGGGAACCGGAGGTTGCTATGTCCCTGGAATTGAAACAGACCATAAAAAATCTTAATAATAAATTAGAGCAGTTAAAGGAGTATCTTTGACCTTGCCGTCCAGGAAAAAAGACTGGAAGAAATCGAAGCTATAATTGCGAAAAAAGATTTTTGGGACAAACCCGATGAGACCAGGGAGATATTAAAGGAACGAACCCGGCTGTCAGGCAGAATAGATAGTTTTAAGAAACTTTTTTATGCACTCGAGGAGAGCGAAGTACTTTTGAATTTAGCCCTTGAAGAATCCGACGAAGCGACATTACAGGAGGCAGATAAACAGATTCGTGAGATTGCGGATGGAATAAAGCTGTTTTCTCTCGAGCTTATGCTTAATAAACCTGAGGATACAAACAATGCCATCCTCTCCATAAATGCCGGTGCCGGGGGGACTGAAGCTCAGGACTGGGCCGAAATGCTATTCAGGATGTATTCCAGATGGATCGAGCGTAAAAAATTCAAGATTGAAATTATAGATTTTCAACCAGGAGATGAGGCCGGGATTAAAGGTGTCACCTTTACAGCCACCGGGAAGAATGCATATGGGTACCTTAAAACGGAAAATGGAGTACACCGACTGGTTAGAATTTCTCCCTTTAATGCCAACCATAAAAGGCATACCTCCTTTGCTTCCGTTTTTGTATATCCTGAACTGGACAATAAAATTGTTGTGAATATTGAAGATAAGGATTTACGCATTGATGTTTACAGGGCCAGCGGCGCCGGAGGCCAGCATGTTAATAAAACAAGCAGCGCCGTTCGCATAACGCATCTTCCCTCCGGCATTGTGGCACAGTGCCAGCAGGAAAAATCCCAGCACCGGAACAAGGAGATGGCCATGAAAGTGCTCAGGTCACGTCTTTACCAGTCTGAAAAGCAGAAACAGGATGAAAAATTACAGGAAATACATAATGGCAAAGATGATATTGCCTGGGGCAGCCAGATACGCTCCTATGTCCTGCATCCTTATCAAATAGTGAAAGACCACCGCATCCATCTTGACA of Desulfosarcina sp. BuS5 contains these proteins:
- the lnt gene encoding apolipoprotein N-acyltransferase; translated protein: MKHDNNYIIKVTYSLLSGLLLTISFPPAGFHWIAWIALVPLIFTSRNLSFNSSFRLGFIAGLVHYLTLLYWLVDTMGTYGNLPLYLSWPVLFLLAAYLALYMGLFSGILFRVSKKPIAALAIAPVLWVTLEYIRSLLFSGFPWELAGYSQYKNLIMIQISDLTGVYGVSFLIVVCNMTALITLLWLTKKKWHGQIVSGKIAAAALTALAITVGLTFCYGKQRLITVGKTISAAPTRKVAVVQGNIEQGIKWDPAYQVSSVHKYLNLSSLAKSAKPDLVVWPETSAPFYFLYDKKLSDLLKNGIQNFESNFLIGAPSFIIKKDKMINYFNSAYLLGPGGQVRGKYDKAHLVPFGEYIPLKRFLPFIGKMVKGVGDFVPGQKGAVIRQGKLGLGILICYELIFTDLARAMAKNNADLLINITNDAWYGRSSAPYQHFSMGVFRAVENRRSLIRSANTGISGFIDPTGQILDQTDIFKEAVITKSLPLMRQKTIYTRFGDWFAITCIIITIILLRLYMRD
- the prfB gene encoding peptide chain release factor 2 (programmed frameshift), which gives rise to MSLELKQTIKNLNNKLEQLKEYLDLAVQEKRLEEIEAIIAKKDFWDKPDETREILKERTRLSGRIDSFKKLFYALEESEVLLNLALEESDEATLQEADKQIREIADGIKLFSLELMLNKPEDTNNAILSINAGAGGTEAQDWAEMLFRMYSRWIERKKFKIEIIDFQPGDEAGIKGVTFTATGKNAYGYLKTENGVHRLVRISPFNANHKRHTSFASVFVYPELDNKIVVNIEDKDLRIDVYRASGAGGQHVNKTSSAVRITHLPSGIVAQCQQEKSQHRNKEMAMKVLRSRLYQSEKQKQDEKLQEIHNGKDDIAWGSQIRSYVLHPYQIVKDHRIHLDIGNVNGVLDGEIDPFIEGVLLAEKY